A stretch of DNA from Chionomys nivalis chromosome 14, mChiNiv1.1, whole genome shotgun sequence:
CAAAGGCATAGTAGCAgaagaggtgaggagggaggggaggagtatGGGGCTTGAGGCTCCTTGTACCTAGGCTAGGCACAGTAGCAAGGATCTAGACTCAACCGTAACAGACTGGTCCATACGCCTTATGGAACACAGGAGAAGCCACATTCAGAGCTGTTTGCTTTGATGGGCACAATGAGGTCCACTTTACCCAGGCTGGAGAGGAACAGAGGAGACTGGGCCTAAGTAGAACTCCGGAGAACTAGAGTCAGTGCAGGAATTCACTGTGTGCAGCTCCTTGAGAACAGTTCATGCTCATCACAAAGGTGCTCAGTAAGCAActgtttaagaaataaaacatggccgggcagtggtggtgtatgtctttaatcccagcactcgagaccagaggcaggtggatctctgtgtgagaccagcctggtctacagagtgagttccaggacagcgtgTTATAAGAGAaacaactgtctcaaaaaacaaaggaacaaacaaaaaagaaataaaatatgtaccCATGGAAACAGCTAActtggctcataggaactcacagtctGAACTAACAACTAGGGAGACTGCATGGTATATGTGAGAGCTGTATAGCTTGGTCGACTTAAAGACTCCCAGCAATGGGAGCAGgtgctgtccctaatgctttggctggctcttggtaacctatttctcatactgattgccttgcccagcctgaatacAGGGGAAGTCTTACTGAAATGGATATGCCATACTTTGTTggtacccatgggaggcctgctcctttctgaacagaaacagaggagtggattgaggggagaggggcagaggagaggtagaagaggggaggaaggggaaactgtggttgggatgtaaaataaataaattttaaaaattgctttaaaaaatgtagCCAAGTACAGTGATACAGGCCTCTCAGTATTCagcaggcacaggcaggaggattgtgagttcaaggtcagcctggactataaaaAAAGACCCTGCCTCATTTCCATCCTCCCcctataaaaaacaaataaaataaattttaaaaactgtagtgGGTGGGGACATGTTCTCAGATAAGGCAAAAGTCTAAGTGAAGCAGAGGGAAAGAGCAGCCAAATTGGCTCTGGGTCCACAGATTTGTTCTGTCTGGCTAGAGTCTAGCAAGTGTGTAGTCGGAGGCAAGGTTATAGACACAGCGTGTCCCATCTCTGCGTTTGGATCACCCGGTGAGGATGGGGACTGTTGAAAGCATGTGCCGTTTCGGCGCTGCCCCTCATTAGCCATGGGCATTTGGCCAATCCGATCCCTTCCCTGGTGCACTATTTGCAAAGCTGTAAAAGGGAAACTTCCTCATAAGACTGACCAGGACAAAATGAGATCATGTATCTGAACTTTTTCGCATAAAGCCTGACACAGGTGGCACTTGCCAAAAGGTACAACTTTCTCCGCAGGCTTGTGACGAGAGAGAGAGGCAGTGGAAGGAGCAGGCAGGCCTGAAACTTCAGGTGGACGCCCTGCAGGCAGAACGGGACGTGGCAGAGCAGGATCTGGTGGCCCTCTACGATTTGTATGTGCAGGCCACCCGAGCTCGGACATGCCACTTGCTGCAGGTCAGTGGAGACGGAGTGCAGGCCTTAAGTTGGTGGAAAGGCTGATGGACCAACAGGCACCTCTGACTCTGAACACAGGTATTTCGAGCCTGGCAGGGGCTGTGGGAGGAGAAGGCCATGGCCACAGAACACCGTCACCGCAGCCTGCTGGCTGGAGTCCTCCAAGACAACATTGATCTGGCCCTGAAGACCCAGGAGCTCCAGGCCAGGAACCAGCAGCTTGAGCAGAGTGCAGCGAGGGCCGGTTGTGCTGGAGTCCTGTATGGAGAGGAGCCTGATCAGGAACACTATGGGGCTGCCTCCCTTTGTCCTCATTCATGAGGGCcccagaagggagagggaaggtggggcGTATCCATCGAGATGGCCCTCATTACAGataatcaccaccatcactaatCATGTCTCCTTGTACCAATCTCTGCTAAGCACCCAATACCTATTCCTTCATTCTGACTTTTCAGCTCCCCTGGCTTTGTAGCATTTGACCCTCATTTCAGAGCTAACCTGTCCTAGTAACTGCCAAGGACAGTCACCTAAGTAGCAAGGGAAGagtcctcttccccctcttcctcctgtcaagggatggaacccagagtctCTGCATGCCAAGTATCTTCTCTACTTCTGAACTACAGATTTAACTCtgcaactttttcttttcttttctttcatgagaCTGGGTCTCAAtcagtccaggctgacctggaacttgctaaataactaaggatgaccttgaattacGAGCTCTCCCACCTCCaacttcagagtgctgggattacagtatgGCACCAGAACAACAGAAGCagtcttgttttgaaaagttcACCCATTGTTCTAGGGAGCAGGGCCTGACAGTCCTCTGGCCAGGACTTCAAAGGACAGACAGCTACAGGTACTAGACGTGAAAGAATCAGAGAGTAAGAGTCAAAACAGTGGCTGGGTATGGAGTCTCATGACCATAAACTCTGCACGATGGAGTCTGAGGTAGGGCTGCTTTCCATCTGAGGACACCTGGGCACATTcattccaggtcagtctggaccATGATGTGAAACATTTGTGGCCTTAAGTGTTTTCTAGCCTAATTTGTTCTGCTGAGCAGAGTATTTTTCAGTCCTAAGAATCTCTAAATGCCTCAGGgcttgtgatttaaaaaaaaaagtgatttttgttgttctttcagtgctggggatcgaacacAGGGCTTACACATGTAGgcaagtgcttgtctttttgAACTACAATctcagccctttttttttttttttttgagaccaactctactgtagcctaggctggcctttcatatatatatatagccaggcagtgagtgcataccaacactcaggaggtagaggctggcagatttctgtgagtttgaagccagcctggtctacagagtgagttccaggacagccagagttgctacacagagaaaccctgtctcaaaaaaccaacaaaatatttaattatgtgttCGTGGGTGGGTATATGaatgccatggaggccagaggtgtcagatccccctgaGATGGAGTTATGGgtggaattgaacttgggtcctctacaagagcagcatgCAATCTTATCCGCTAAACCAGGCCCACTTGCActcttgcttcttctgcctctgtctccccaggagACACAGTCTGCATCACCACACCCTCAATGCTtccttttctgagactgggtctccTCAAGCAGATCAGCCTGACCTCTTCCTGCTCTacctcctggagtgctgggatcccaGGTGTGCCTCACCATAACTGGTCAAGACAGTCCAAGAACCACAGAGCTCCCAAGACAAACAATGCCACTGTTTCTCTCCTATTCTAGATATTAAGAAACTCAggaatgccgggcagtggtggcgcacgcctttaatcccagcactcgggaggcagaggcaggtggatctctgggagttcgaggccagcctggtctacaagagctagttccaggacaggaaccaaaactacagagaaaccctgtctcgaaaaaccaaaaaaaaaaaaaaaaaaaaaaaaagaaactcagggagcccatcaaaatcctagcagaattcttcaaagacctcgaaagaacggtactcaacttcatttggaaaagcaaaaaacccaggatagccaaaacaatcctatgcaataaaagaacttctggctCTGCGAAGCGTGTGGTCCTCTGGTTTGTTGGCAGAGCTGGTGGGTGATCCTCCAGGGCGACCATGGCAGAGCCACAGCCTGTGTCCAGCGGCCTCACGGATGAGGTCGCCCTCGGCTGCTGCTCCAACCCGGACCCCAGCACCAAGGACTTCCTAATGCAGCAAACCATGCTAAGAATTAAGGATCCTAAGAAGTCCCTGGATTTCTACACTAGGGTTCTTGGACTGACGCTACTCCAAAAGCTTGATTTTCCTTCGATGAAATTTTCCCTCTATTTCTTGGCTTACGAGGATAAGAATGACATCCCTAAAGACAAGAGTGAGAGAACAGCTTGGACGTTTTCCAGAAAAGCCACACTTGAGTTGACACACAACTGGGGCACCGAAGACGATGAGACCCAGAGTTACCACAATGGCAACTCAGACCCTCGGGGATTTGGTCACATTGGGATTGCCGTTCCTGATGTCTACAGTGCCTGTAAAAGGTTTGAAGAGCTGGGGGTCAAGTTTGTGAAGAAACCTGATGATGGTAAAATGAAAGGTCTGGCGTTCATTCAAGATCCTGACGGCTACTGGATTGAAATTCTGAATCCTAACAAAATAGCAGAGATTATTTAGTTCTTTCTTGGAGTTGGTGGGGACAAGCAGCAGCGCGAGAGAAGCAGCTGAGGCCCCAGAAGCATCGAGAACTGACGGATCTGTGCCCCAGCTCCAGCCGCTCTAAAATCCCTCTCATTCTCCTGTTTcagtggctttttctttttaaatctcccCTCCTCTATTTAGTCAACCTAATTGTCAAGTACCAGTTTATCTTATGACTTTGACAAAGTTATGTGACTTTACTTTTTAGATAATAATTAGAACGATTCCCTCCAGAGACCACGTCTGCTCCCGCCTGTCTCTTCAATACTACTCAAGTCTGGTTTTGAtctatcatttaaaattttgttttaaatgtttctttttctgttggggGGCTGTTACCTTCTGGGGTTTCAATTCCTCAGAAATGACTCTTCATAATGGAAAGTAAAGAGctctgaacagaaaaaaaaaaaaaaaaagaacttctggaagtatcacaatccctgacttcaaactctactatagagctacagtacagaaaacagcctggtatcggcagaagaacagacaggaagaccaatggaaccgaatagaagacccagatattaatctacacaccttcaaacacctgatctttgagtaagaagcaaaaaatatcaaatggaaaaaagaaagcatatttaacaagtggtgatggcaaaactggatatcaacatgtagaagaatgaaaagagacccatgccatgccgggcggtggtggcgcacgcctttaatcccagcactcgggaggcagaggcaggcggatctctgtgagttcgagaccagcctggtctacagagctagttccaggacaggctccaaagccacagagaaaccctgtctcgaaaaaaccaaaaaaaaaaaaaagaaaagaggcccatatctatcaccatgaataaaactcaagtccaaatggatcaaagacctcaacataaagccagctacactgacccttagagaagagaaagtgggaagtacatttgaacgcattggcacagggaaccacttcctaaatataaccccagcagcacagacactgagagaaacaataaatggaacctcctgaaactgaaaagcttctgcaaagcaaaggacacagtcaccaagacaaaacgacagcctacagaatgggaaaagatcttcagtaaccccacatcagacagaggtctgatctccaaaatatacaaagaactcaagaaattgcacaccaaaagatcacatactccaataaaaaaaaaaatggagtacagacctaaacagagaactctcaacaggaatataaaatggctgaaagacacttaaggaaatgttcaacatccttagtcagagaaatgcaaatcaaaacaactctgagattccatcttacacctaaaagaatggccaagatcaaaaacactgatgacaacttatgctggagaggttgtagggaaaagggaacacttctgcattgctggtgggaatgcaagctggtacaacccctttggatgtcagtgtggcgatttctcaaaaattaggaaacaaccttcctcaagacccagtaataccacttttgggtatatatccaaaggatgctcaatcgtgccagaAGGACacatgcttaactatgttcacagcagctttgtttgttatagccagaacctggaaacaacctaaatgcccctcgatcgaagaatggataaggaaaatgtagtatatttacacaattgagtactacacagcagaaaaaaataacaacagcttgaatttttcaggcaaatggatgaagctagaaaacattattttgtgtgaggtaacccagacacagaaagacaattatcgcctgtactcactcattggtggtttttaaacataaagcaaagaaagccagcctacaaaccacaatcccagggaacttagacaataatgcggacactaagagagacttacataaatctaatctacatgggaagtagaaagtataaaaagacaagatctcctgagtaaactgggagcatggggaccttggggggaagattcaaggagggaggggagaggcagggaggggagcagagaaaaatgtagagctcaataaatattaataaaattaaaaaaaatccctcatgCAGGctggcaggcactctaccactgagctgcctcaGTTAAATGGAAGTACTATCTGTGATGGCAACAAAATGAAGAGCAAGCTTTAAAAGAGCATACATTTGTTGATATAACCTCTAATTTCTTGCCAAAACTTTGGGATCCACGTAAACAGTATGATAAGCTTTGGGACAGGAAAGAGTTAAGTCTGAGACTAGAGAGCAAAGGCTGGGAGTGTAAACCAGCAGTAGTGTTTGCCTAGGGTGTTTTGAGGCTCCAGCTTCAACCTCTAGCATCATAAAGAAAAAGACCAAGCACAAACAAAAGAGAGAACATACAGGGCGTGGGAAGGTGTGTaggacagaggagagagggaagggccAAGAGAGCAACAGTGAAAGATTTTCTCCCCCAATCTCATACTCATGCCTACAACCCAGCAAGCAATCAATACAGCAGAGATGAGatttgtctttactgtgtatGAGAAGGTAGGAAAGGCATGTCACCAGAGATATGAAGgctctaagagctagttccaggatatcaCATGAATAGTGATATTTTTCTTCCCAGATAGAACCTGGATTAAAATCGCAACAATTCTTGCTTCTTCCTGCCAAAGATTCCAGTGTTCACTACATCATTAGCTCCCCCCCTCCACAGGTGAACAGCTTATTGTCACTTGAGGCAATTTCCTGTTAGCGTTTCTGGAAACTCTTGGGAACACTGGACTGCTTGGATTATGAATTGGCACATTTTAGCCCATTTCATCTACTGCAGGTTTTCAAGTGAGACCTTTTCCCTACAGAGAAGGTAGCTGAGGCATAGgccatcaaataaaaaaaaaaaaacctcaggcaACTCGCACCATAAAACGCAAACACAGAACATGGACAACTGTGAGAGGCTGTAGGAAGGACCCTACGCCCTAAACACTTTATTAAGACCTTATTGCTTAAGTAGTTAGACACTGATTAGCTATAAACATTTTCTG
This window harbors:
- the LOC130886858 gene encoding lactoylglutathione lyase-like; translation: MAEPQPVSSGLTDEVALGCCSNPDPSTKDFLMQQTMLRIKDPKKSLDFYTRVLGLTLLQKLDFPSMKFSLYFLAYEDKNDIPKDKSERTAWTFSRKATLELTHNWGTEDDETQSYHNGNSDPRGFGHIGIAVPDVYSACKRFEELGVKFVKKPDDGKMKGLAFIQDPDGYWIEILNPNKIAEII